One window from the genome of Asterias rubens chromosome 11, eAstRub1.3, whole genome shotgun sequence encodes:
- the LOC117296952 gene encoding sodium/glucose cotransporter 5-like has product MEELTLIVWDYVALGNYVGILLLIAIISVCKSNGKTKEGYFLGDLKLSWIGIGASLFASSMGIERIITLAGGGATTGLAAGAAEVLALPFLLVLGWVFAPVYIASSVFTLPQYIHRRFGGQRMRILLVIIYLVLYIGVRVSVNLYACSIVLQYFFPDWVIYPVIIGMLVLVALYTVPGGMRTVIHTQIFQTIVVIGGSAVLAVYAYLEVGGYANLQKRYRPTVTMISNDSYLRNGEQCGYPKESTFKMLREAGGSDMPWAAFLFGYSSNALWLWCADQLLVQKTLSARSLSHAQGGCILAGYLKILPLFLIVIPGIISRALYSNVIGCATAEQCLAMCGNSHGCSDIAYPKLMLGLLPKGLHGLLFTVMLAAAMGDLSSIFNSTSTLITVDITGGLNNHLKNRWTVASARIGTILMLVVCFAWLPAVHYGVGLSDLFTSILKVQFGFAPSIAAVFLLAIIWPRANEKGSFCALLVGIILGIAHIICNIIFTEPACGDQDERPMLLIKDNNFYITLIIFAVTVIVDVVISLCTDEPENAMLLRTTYWSRHNVGRRIRKSQRVANKVLLEEGYESEGDSWLYKSKWSRYYDNCCGYRSYVVTPERRSRTSAVNSDMNYRSLLEQRPCMKVFLNINLVIILLVAIGMFSYFSIQDFIEMY; this is encoded by the exons TCTGTGTGCAAATCCAACGGCAAAACCAAGGAAGGGTATTTCCTCGGAGACCTCAAACTCTCATGGATTGGG ATCGGAGCGTCGTTGTTTGCTAGTAGCATGGGAATTGAGCGGATCATAACCCTTGCAGGGGGAGGAGCAACGACTGGATTAGCAGCTGGAGCCGCTGAAGTCCTA GCGCTGCCATTCCTTCTAGTTCTTGGATGGGTGTTTGCTCCAGTCTACATTGCAAGCAGT GTATTTACTCTACCACAGTACATTCATAGGAGGTTTGGTGGACAGCGTATGCGTATTTTACTGGTCATCATATACCTTGTGCTATACATTGGAGTCAGGGTGTCG GTTAACTTATATGCCTGCTCCATCGTCCTTCAGTATTTCTTCCCTGATTGGGTTATCTACCCAGTCATCATTGGAATGCTGGTACTGGTTGCATTGTACACCGTACCAG gAGGAATGAGGACTGTTATTCACACCCAGATCTTTCAGACGATTGTTGTGATCGGAGGCTCAGCTGTTCTTGCAGTTTATG CTTATCTTGAAGTTGGTGGATATGCCAATCTGCAGAAGAGGTACCGACCCACTGTAACAATGATTTCCAATGATAGTTACTTAAGGAACGGAGAGCAATGCGGCTACCCTAAGGAGAGCACGTTCAAGATGCTTCGGGAGGCTGGAGGGTCGGACATGCCTTGGGCTGCTTTCTTGTTTGGATACAGCAGTAACGCATTGTGGCTGTGGTGTGCTGATCAG CTACTAGTCCAGAAGACACTGTCAGCAAGGAGCCTTTCCCACGCTCAAGGAGGCTGCATTCTGGCTGGATATCTTAAGATTCTACCACTGTTCCTTATTGTCATCCCAGGAATCATCAGCCGCGCTCTCTACTCAA ATGTGATTGGTTGTGCAACGgcagagcagtgtcttgcaATGTGTGGTAATTCTCATGGATGTAGTGATATTGCGTACCCTAAGCTCATGCTTGGACTTCTCCCAAAAG GGCTTCATGGTTTGCTGTTTACTGTGATGTTAGCTGCTGCCATGGGGGATCTTTCCTCTATCTTTAACAGCACTTCGACACTAATCACTGTGGACATCACTGGTGGTCTGAACAATCACTTAAAGAACAGGTGGACCGTAGCAAGTGCAAG AATCGGTACTATTTTGATGCTTGTAGTTTGCTTTGCCTGGCTCCCTGCTGTCCACTATGGTGTGGGACTCAGTGATTTGTTTACCAGCATCTTAAAGGTGCAGTTTGGTTTTGCACCATCCATTGCCGCGGTTTTTCTTCTCGCCATTATTTGGCCACGTGCAAATGAAAAG GGCTCATTCTGTGCTCTACTCGTTGGCATAATCCTTGGCATCGCTCACATCATTTGCAACATCATCTTCACTGAACCTGCGTGTGGTGACCAAGATGAACGACCCATGCTCTTGATAAAAGACAACAACTTCTACATCACCCTTATCATCTTTGCTGTCACGGTGATAGTCGATGTCGTCATCAGCCTTTGCACTGATGAACCGGAAAATGCTATG TTGTTGCGTACTACATATTGGAGTCGTCACAACGTTGGACGTCGCATCAGGAAATCACAGCGTGTGGCCAACAAGGTACTCCTTGAAGAAGGTTACGAAT CTGAGGGAGACAGCTGGTTGTACAAGTCCAAATGGAGTCGTTACTACGACAATTGCTGCGGCTACCGGAGTTACGTCGTTACCCCCGAGAGGCGCTCTCGCACCTCAGCCGTCAACTCAGACATGAACTACCGATCACTCCTGGAGCAGAGACCTTGCATGAAGGTTTTCTTGAATATCAATTTGGTGATCATCCTGCTGGTTGCCATCGGGATGTTTTCTTACTTCTCCATACAAGATTTCATCGAGATGTATTAG